A genomic stretch from Podospora pseudoanserina strain CBS 124.78 chromosome 3, whole genome shotgun sequence includes:
- the PET9 gene encoding ADP/ATP carrier protein (COG:C; EggNog:ENOG503NWSK) encodes MSDVKPHVLGMPPFVVDFLMGGVSAAVSKTAAAPIERIKLLVQNQDEMIKAGRLDRRYAGITDCFKRVTADEGVMSLWRGNTANVIRYFPTQALNFAFRDKFKKMFGYKKDKDGYAKWMAGNLASGGAAGATSLLFVYSLDYARTRLANDSKSAKGGGARQFNGLIDVYRKTLAADGIRGLYRGFGPSVAGIVVYRGLYFGMYDSIKPVLLVGDLQNNFLASFALGWCVTTGAGIASYPLDTVRRRMMMTSGEAVKYKSSFDAFQQIVRKEGVKSLFKGAGANILRGVAGAGVLSIYDQLQVLMFGKAFKGGSG; translated from the exons ATGTCTGACGTTAAGCCTCACGTTTTGGGCATGCCC CCCTTCGTGGTGGACTTCTTGA TGGGTGGTgtctccgccgccgtctcGAAgaccgctgctgctcccatCGAGCGCATCAAGCTTCTCGTTCAGAACCAG GATGAGATGATCAAGGCCGGCCGCCTCGACCGCCGCTATGCTGGTATCACCGACTGCTTCAAGCGTGTCACCGCCGACGAGGGTGTCATGTCCCTCTGGCGTGGCAACACTGCCAACGTCATCCGTTACTTCCCCACCCAGGCCTTGAACTTCGCTTTCCGTGACAAGTTCAAGAAGATGTTCGGCtacaagaaggacaaggatgGCTACGCCAAGTGGATGGCTGGTAACCTTGCCTCCGGTGGT GCCGCTGGTGCCActtccctcctcttcgtctACTCCCTTGACTACGCCCGTACCCGTCTGGCCAACGACTCCAAGTCTGCCAAGGGTGGCGGTGCCCGTCAGTTCAACGGTCTCATCGACGTCTACAGAAAGACTCTCGCCGCTGACGGCATCCGCGGTCTCTACCGTGGCTTCGGTCCTTCCGTTGCCGGTATTGTCGTCTACCGTGGTCTCTACTTCGGCATGTACGACTCCATCAAGCCCGTCCTCCTTGTCGGTGACCTCCAGAACAACTTCCTTGCCTCTTTCGCCCTTGGTTGGTGCGTCACCACCGGTGCCGGTATCGCCTCTTATCCCCTTGATACCGTCCGTCGTcgcatgatgatgacctcCGGTGAGGCTGTCAAGTACAAGTCCTCTTTCGATGCCTTCCAGCAGATCGTCCGCAAGGAGGGTGTCAAGTCTCTCTTCAAGGGTGCCGGTGCCAACATCCTTCGTGGTGTcgccggtgctggtgtcCTGTCCATCTATGACCAGCTCCAGGTCCTCATGTTCGGCAAGGCCTTCAAGGGTGGTTCCGGCTAA
- a CDS encoding hypothetical protein (COG:S; EggNog:ENOG503P6KC), with product MSFCKRYTSFHISTPRLPVIWMEDQNGDASPDKRSRYVIGQSRHASQFQSFNFNLVQLIKQTPTAPYSYLTSKSPFISSLSRTTIRLARYISMPPKQSTGAGGRGRPAGSVNKSSAAAKTAANSSKRATANTTTGANKKRKATLSDEENDSGRRRTQPEVEEEEEDEDDEDDEDDERESIPPELLSKIVHELFEHKETKITKDANNALSGYMDVFVREAIARAAAERKGVFLEVEDLEKVAAQLVLDL from the coding sequence ATGTCATTTTGTAAAAGATATACCTCCTTCCATatatcaacaccaaggtTGCCAGTGATATGGATGGAAGACCAGAATGGTGATGCTTCGCCTGACAAACGGTCACGTTACGTAATTGGCCAGTCGCGTCACGCTTCCCAATTCCAATCTTTCAACTTCAACCTTGTTCAATTAATtaaacaaaccccaaccGCCCCATATTCCTACCTAACGTCGAAATCACCTTTCATCTCAAGTCTTAGCAGAACAACTATTCGACTTGCTAGGTATATCAGCATGCCACCAAAACAGTCTACCGGTGCGGGCGGCCGCGGTCGACCAGCCGGGAGCGTTAACAAGTCCAGCGCTGCTGCAAAAACGGCAGCCAACTCGAGTAAACGCGCAACAGCCAATACCACTACTGgtgccaacaagaagagaaaagccACACTCTCCGACGAGGAGAACGACTCTGGCAGACGACGAACCCAGCcagaagtggaggaggaggaagaagacgaagacgacgaagacgacgaagacgacgagagGGAGTCGATCCCGCCTGAGCTACTCTCAAAGATCGTTCACGAGCTGTTTGAGCACAAGGAAaccaagatcaccaaggACGCTAACAATGCTCTGTCGGGGTATATGGATGTTTttgtgagggaggcgatCGCGCGAGCGGCtgcggagaggaagggggtttttttggaggtggaagatttggagaaggtggcggCGCAGTTGGTTTTGGATCTTTGA
- the RPS25 gene encoding 40S ribosomal protein S25 (COG:J; BUSCO:EOG09265SHL; EggNog:ENOG503P5PV) produces the protein MAPAATGAKKQKKKWSKGKVKDKAQHAVILDKTTSDKLYKDVQSYRLVTVATLVDRLKINGSLARRCLADLEEKGQIKQVVSHSKMKIYTRAVTAAE, from the exons ATGGCTCCCGCGGCAACTGGtgcgaagaagcagaagaagaagtggtCCAAGGGAAAGG tcaaggacaaggcccAGCACGCCGTCATCCTCGACAAGACCACTTCCGACAAGCTCTATAAGGATGTCCAGTCCTACCGCCTCGTGACTGTCGCCACCCTCGTCGACAGACTCAAGATCAACGGCTCCCTCGCCCGGAGGTGCCTTGCCgacttggaggagaagggccAGATCAAGCAGGTCGTCAGCCACAGCAAGATGAAGATCTACA CTCGCGCCGTTACCGCCGCCGAGTAA